The Shewanella sp. MTB7 genome includes a window with the following:
- a CDS encoding MarR family winged helix-turn-helix transcriptional regulator has product MKIDDSSEQFISLYQSVYRNLHSSWENDVQRPSSEAIAVMNHLVLSGPLTVTEAASHFNRAQSAMSELIDRLQANGYVDRVKDDRDKRKTFVWLTKSGREIFNKTQEVLDRELLENSMELLTASERTALIKSLESIASASQTILTKKRQKDETF; this is encoded by the coding sequence ATGAAAATAGACGATTCATCTGAACAATTTATCTCTTTATACCAGAGCGTATATAGGAACCTTCATTCCTCTTGGGAAAACGATGTACAAAGGCCTTCCTCTGAGGCAATAGCGGTAATGAATCATCTTGTACTTAGTGGTCCTTTAACCGTTACTGAAGCCGCTAGCCATTTTAATCGTGCCCAATCTGCAATGAGTGAGCTTATTGATAGATTACAAGCCAATGGATATGTTGATCGGGTTAAAGATGATCGAGATAAACGCAAAACCTTTGTTTGGCTGACGAAAAGTGGCCGAGAAATATTTAATAAAACTCAGGAAGTGCTGGATAGAGAGTTGCTGGAAAACAGCATGGAACTATTAACAGCTAGCGAGCGCACTGCTTTAATTAAAAGCCTTGAATCTATCGCGTCCGCTTCTCAAACTATATTAACCAAGAAGAGACAAAAAGATGAAACATTCTAA
- a CDS encoding zinc ribbon domain-containing protein, with product MKHSNHCESCGMSINDGTYCQYCTDGNGKLQAFSERFERMVQWVMKENKELSRGGAENTTKEYMRTMPAWQNHPDIRET from the coding sequence ATGAAACATTCTAATCATTGTGAAAGTTGTGGTATGTCAATTAATGATGGTACTTATTGCCAGTATTGCACTGATGGTAATGGCAAGTTACAGGCGTTTAGCGAGAGATTTGAACGAATGGTTCAGTGGGTCATGAAGGAGAATAAAGAACTCTCTAGAGGCGGAGCTGAAAATACCACAAAGGAATACATGCGCACGATGCCAGCGTGGCAAAACCATCCCGATATACGAGAAACATAG
- a CDS encoding YheV family putative zinc ribbon protein, whose protein sequence is MADMKVKKRFVAGAKCPKCKAMDSIVLYKLNGVETVECIECDYSEQQMDEQVAKKASGDVIGVFKP, encoded by the coding sequence ATGGCTGACATGAAAGTAAAAAAGCGTTTTGTCGCAGGAGCTAAATGCCCTAAATGTAAAGCCATGGATAGCATTGTCCTTTATAAGCTCAATGGGGTAGAAACCGTTGAGTGTATCGAATGTGATTACAGCGAACAGCAAATGGATGAGCAAGTTGCCAAGAAGGCGTCGGGTGATGTGATTGGGGTGTTTAAACCTTAA
- a CDS encoding nitric-oxide reductase large subunit yields MERRSRNALIVLLAVCVSSFSVLLFIGSEIYRQAPPIPQIVIDTEGNQVYSYDDIDTGQMAWRSMGGHQLGSIWGHGAYIAPDWTADWLHREQLAWLEVSANRLYQDKFDLLSYEQQLILTDAYRREARKNTYNSDDGSITLSPVRVAAIAVVTAHYVSLFGNEPETEQLRNDYAMMDNTLGTLERREAFTAFVFWTAWAAITERPGQAYTYTNNWPYDPTVGNVITSDSIFWSILSIVFLLGGVGALAWYHSAIKHDELPHVDDDPLMERNALPAQRATYKYFYTAIALFVVQIFLGGLTAHYGVEGQEFYGIPIADVFPYSLTRTWHTQIAVFWIATIWLGTGLFVATALSGQEGKYQKLGINLLWVALLIVVVGSMIGEWLAIQQDWMSLETGYWFGHQGQEYVDLGRFWQILLFAGLMFWLVLVTMAVYPVFKDKSEQKPLFILLYVSTLCIGFFYGAVFMMGEHTNLAINEYWRWWVVHLWVEGFFETFATAILALIFVRLQLIRGRSATFAVLFSTAIFLTGGILGTLHHLYFTGTPTSVIAWGSMFSALEVVPLSLIGFEAYQTYTMGNKAPWMARYKWAIMFFVASAFWNLVGAGLLGFLINPPISLYFIQGLNTTATHAHGAFMGVYGMLGIGLMLICLRHHFDLDKRTNNLLKGSFWALNIGLAAMLSMSLLPVGLIQFRAVLEKGYWYARTPEVLQSELVRSFVWARMLGDVLFILGGVLMGLFVASLVIKSYRMNHSKKIL; encoded by the coding sequence ATGGAACGCCGTAGCCGTAACGCTCTTATCGTTTTACTTGCTGTTTGTGTCTCTTCTTTTTCTGTTCTCTTGTTTATTGGTAGTGAAATTTACCGACAAGCTCCACCAATTCCCCAGATCGTCATTGATACAGAGGGAAATCAAGTTTATAGCTATGATGATATCGATACCGGTCAGATGGCATGGCGCTCTATGGGTGGTCATCAGCTGGGTAGCATTTGGGGGCATGGTGCTTACATCGCCCCAGATTGGACTGCAGATTGGCTCCACCGAGAACAGCTGGCTTGGCTAGAAGTTTCCGCCAACCGATTGTATCAGGATAAGTTTGATTTACTTAGCTATGAACAGCAGCTGATCTTAACGGATGCTTACCGACGTGAGGCTAGAAAAAATACCTATAACTCTGATGATGGTAGCATAACGCTGTCACCGGTTCGGGTTGCGGCCATTGCCGTGGTAACAGCACATTATGTTTCTCTGTTTGGTAATGAACCTGAGACAGAACAGCTACGTAATGATTACGCGATGATGGATAACACCTTAGGTACGCTGGAGCGACGGGAAGCTTTTACTGCTTTTGTATTCTGGACTGCTTGGGCTGCAATTACTGAACGACCAGGACAAGCGTATACTTACACCAATAACTGGCCCTATGACCCCACAGTGGGCAATGTGATCACCTCAGACTCCATTTTTTGGTCCATTTTAAGTATCGTTTTCTTGCTGGGTGGTGTGGGGGCCTTAGCTTGGTATCACTCCGCTATCAAGCATGATGAACTGCCCCACGTCGATGACGATCCTTTGATGGAGCGCAATGCGTTGCCAGCCCAGAGGGCAACCTACAAATATTTCTATACCGCTATTGCCCTGTTTGTGGTGCAGATCTTTCTTGGTGGGTTAACGGCTCACTATGGCGTTGAAGGTCAAGAGTTCTATGGTATTCCTATTGCCGATGTCTTTCCCTATTCGCTAACGCGTACTTGGCATACTCAAATTGCCGTATTTTGGATCGCGACCATCTGGTTAGGAACGGGACTGTTTGTCGCTACTGCTTTGTCGGGGCAAGAAGGAAAATACCAGAAGTTAGGCATTAACTTGCTTTGGGTAGCATTACTGATCGTAGTGGTCGGTTCTATGATCGGCGAGTGGCTCGCGATACAGCAAGATTGGATGAGTTTAGAAACCGGATATTGGTTTGGTCATCAGGGTCAGGAATATGTCGATCTTGGGCGTTTCTGGCAAATATTGTTATTTGCGGGATTGATGTTTTGGTTGGTGCTGGTCACGATGGCGGTGTACCCGGTATTTAAAGATAAGTCAGAGCAAAAACCGCTGTTTATCCTCCTTTATGTGTCAACCCTGTGTATTGGTTTTTTCTATGGTGCGGTCTTTATGATGGGTGAACATACCAACCTTGCCATCAACGAATATTGGCGTTGGTGGGTGGTGCATCTTTGGGTAGAAGGCTTCTTCGAAACCTTTGCTACTGCGATATTGGCCCTGATATTTGTTCGGCTGCAGCTTATTCGTGGCCGCAGTGCCACCTTTGCAGTTTTGTTCTCGACCGCGATATTTTTAACTGGCGGTATTCTCGGTACCTTACATCATCTGTACTTTACTGGAACGCCTACGTCAGTGATAGCCTGGGGCTCCATGTTCTCCGCCTTGGAGGTTGTGCCGCTGAGCTTGATCGGTTTTGAAGCTTATCAAACTTATACCATGGGTAATAAAGCGCCCTGGATGGCCAGATATAAGTGGGCCATTATGTTCTTTGTCGCTTCAGCTTTCTGGAATCTAGTGGGCGCGGGTTTACTGGGATTCTTGATTAATCCTCCAATCTCTTTGTACTTTATTCAGGGGTTAAACACCACTGCAACTCATGCACATGGGGCGTTTATGGGAGTTTACGGCATGTTGGGCATCGGTTTGATGTTGATCTGTTTACGGCACCATTTCGATCTGGATAAACGCACTAATAACTTACTTAAAGGATCTTTCTGGGCGCTCAATATCGGTCTCGCTGCCATGTTGAGTATGTCGCTATTACCTGTGGGATTAATCCAATTCCGTGCGGTACTTGAAAAAGGGTATTGGTATGCCAGAACCCCGGAAGTATTGCAGAGTGAGTTGGTGCGCAGTTTTGTCTGGGCACGAATGCTGGGGGATGTGTTGTTTATCCTCGGCGGTGTGTTGATGGGCTTGTTTGTGGCGAGCTTGGTAATAAAAAGCTACAGGATGAATCACAGTAAAAAAATATTATAA
- a CDS encoding S41 family peptidase has product MKTKLTLAAVCMLAGSVQAQTLLLQEPSIAQDKLAFVYAGDIYVSDQQGKQVKRITSHAANEYSPHLSPDGQWVAFTADYEGNSDVYLVPVDGGQPQRLTWHPDVDEVKSWSADGKSILFTSRRDIAHNRTGQLFSVPMQGSFPTKVMEAVVLDGTMNADGSKLAYNPERLAHGGKNGWRNHRGGTTPPVWIYDLNQHSYEEVPHGNFSDSSPMWVGDHVYFISDRSKHKNIYSFKHGQVKQVTHFSDWDIANANAFGTDIVFEKGGALFVLDTLSGKSRQLNIDIQADLPQRRSQWKDAMPALSSSQISATGKQVLLSARGEVFSVPVKDGSTYNLTNTSGQNERDALWSPLGEQVAYITDKGGDYQLVLADQFGQIQKNVDLGKHTADFTLFNWMPDGKHIVYGDSNMALWLIELKSGNKTKVMKNIAMTRYDVVSSPDSKWLAYTQNNTNYLRDLYLYNIAEKSHHKVTDGMSDNAEPAFSPDGQYLYFASSTNKGLTAFGLDLSSQEQPLRYGLYAAVLQTEGKSPLMPKLADEAYRHLDGSKDEDEKDSEASTPNIDIKGLSSRIISLPVPQRNYWGLTVAQDNNLYFIEGVQIGSSIEIDGNPLNTSQLKRFNFEERKVDNVADNIESVTVSADGKQLLLVGSGNEISTAEIAETIEVKSLNTADVKALINPVQEWAQIFDEAWRNERDYFYDPNMHGLDWQAVYDKYQPLLKHVGRREDLNSLMRDMISEMEVGHNYIVGGDVHREETISVGLLGADVQIDKGLYRITNIYTGEAWNPHLKAPLAVPGNKINVGDYILEVDGQSVDASVNLYSLFVGKVDKQVRLTISHDGKANNARTLVVEPIKSDFNLRHWNWVESNRKYVEKATDGKVGYVYLPNTTTAGYTSFNRMFFAQVDRQGIILDERSNGGGQAANYIIDVLSRQHLSGWKYRSGDMVYDTPAGAIYGPKVMLIDQDAGSGGDFLPYAFKRLELGTLIGKTTWGGLIGISANRNFIDGGRVTVPNFRFFTPDHEWRVENEGVTPDIEVELDPVAVNKDKDPQLDRAIIEVQQQLKDFKPVRHDTPPAFPTELGQ; this is encoded by the coding sequence ATGAAAACAAAACTAACCCTAGCTGCAGTATGTATGTTGGCTGGCAGCGTTCAAGCACAAACGTTATTACTACAAGAACCCAGTATCGCCCAAGATAAATTAGCCTTTGTATATGCGGGGGATATTTATGTATCTGACCAACAAGGTAAACAGGTAAAACGTATTACCTCCCATGCAGCCAATGAATATAGCCCTCATTTATCGCCAGATGGTCAGTGGGTTGCATTTACTGCCGACTATGAAGGTAATAGTGATGTGTATCTGGTACCTGTTGATGGTGGTCAACCACAACGATTAACTTGGCACCCAGATGTTGATGAAGTGAAAAGTTGGTCTGCCGATGGCAAGAGTATTTTATTTACTTCTCGTCGTGACATCGCACACAACCGCACCGGACAACTATTTAGTGTACCTATGCAAGGCAGCTTCCCTACCAAAGTGATGGAGGCGGTGGTTTTAGATGGAACAATGAATGCAGATGGTTCTAAATTAGCTTATAACCCTGAGCGCTTAGCCCATGGCGGTAAAAATGGCTGGCGTAATCACCGTGGTGGCACTACGCCGCCAGTGTGGATTTACGATCTAAACCAGCATAGTTATGAGGAGGTTCCACACGGTAACTTTTCTGATAGCTCACCAATGTGGGTTGGTGACCATGTGTATTTTATTTCAGATCGCAGTAAGCATAAGAACATCTACAGTTTTAAACATGGTCAGGTAAAACAAGTTACCCATTTTAGTGATTGGGATATTGCTAATGCCAATGCATTTGGCACTGATATTGTCTTCGAGAAGGGCGGCGCATTATTTGTACTTGATACCCTATCAGGTAAAAGCCGTCAGCTTAATATCGATATTCAAGCCGATTTGCCTCAACGTCGCAGCCAATGGAAAGATGCAATGCCAGCACTCTCCAGCAGTCAAATTTCAGCGACAGGCAAACAAGTACTGCTAAGTGCCCGTGGTGAAGTGTTTAGCGTTCCTGTAAAGGATGGAAGCACCTACAACTTGACCAACACATCGGGTCAGAATGAGCGTGATGCTTTGTGGTCACCCCTTGGTGAACAGGTTGCCTATATCACAGATAAAGGGGGAGACTATCAGTTGGTATTGGCGGATCAGTTTGGACAGATCCAAAAAAACGTCGATTTAGGCAAGCATACCGCCGACTTTACCCTGTTTAATTGGATGCCTGACGGGAAACATATCGTTTATGGTGACTCCAATATGGCCTTATGGTTAATTGAGCTTAAGTCTGGTAACAAAACCAAAGTCATGAAGAATATTGCGATGACACGTTATGATGTGGTGAGTTCGCCTGATAGCAAATGGTTAGCCTATACCCAAAATAACACTAACTATTTGCGCGACTTGTATTTATACAATATTGCTGAGAAGTCACACCATAAAGTCACCGATGGCATGAGTGATAATGCAGAACCTGCATTTAGTCCAGATGGTCAGTATCTGTATTTTGCCTCTTCAACAAACAAAGGATTAACCGCATTCGGACTCGACCTATCCAGCCAAGAGCAACCGCTTCGTTATGGCTTATATGCTGCTGTATTACAAACAGAGGGTAAATCACCATTAATGCCTAAACTTGCTGACGAAGCATATCGCCATCTTGACGGCAGCAAGGATGAAGACGAAAAAGATAGCGAGGCTTCTACGCCTAACATCGACATCAAAGGCCTATCATCGCGAATTATATCCCTGCCAGTACCACAACGTAATTACTGGGGATTAACGGTTGCACAAGACAACAATTTGTATTTCATTGAAGGGGTGCAAATAGGCTCTAGTATTGAAATTGATGGCAACCCATTAAACACTTCACAGTTAAAACGTTTCAATTTCGAAGAGCGTAAAGTAGACAATGTGGCTGACAATATTGAGTCTGTTACCGTTTCTGCTGATGGAAAGCAATTATTATTAGTGGGAAGTGGCAATGAAATTTCTACTGCCGAAATTGCAGAAACGATTGAAGTTAAGTCACTAAACACCGCAGATGTTAAAGCCCTCATTAATCCAGTCCAAGAGTGGGCTCAAATATTCGACGAAGCATGGCGCAATGAGCGTGATTATTTCTACGACCCCAACATGCATGGGCTGGATTGGCAGGCGGTATACGATAAATACCAACCACTACTAAAACATGTCGGTCGCCGTGAAGATCTAAATAGCTTAATGCGTGACATGATTTCAGAAATGGAAGTGGGTCATAACTATATTGTCGGTGGTGATGTTCACCGTGAAGAGACGATATCAGTGGGGTTATTAGGCGCTGATGTTCAAATCGATAAGGGCCTTTACCGCATCACCAATATTTACACTGGAGAAGCTTGGAATCCGCACCTTAAAGCACCATTGGCGGTACCTGGCAATAAGATTAATGTTGGTGATTACATTCTAGAAGTTGATGGTCAATCGGTAGATGCCTCCGTTAATCTCTATTCACTGTTTGTCGGCAAGGTGGATAAACAAGTTCGCTTAACCATTAGCCACGATGGCAAAGCTAACAATGCCCGCACTCTTGTGGTCGAACCAATTAAATCAGATTTCAATTTACGTCACTGGAACTGGGTTGAAAGCAACCGTAAATATGTCGAAAAAGCAACTGATGGCAAAGTGGGCTATGTGTATTTACCCAACACCACAACAGCTGGTTACACCTCATTTAACCGCATGTTTTTCGCTCAAGTTGATCGTCAGGGCATTATCTTGGATGAACGCAGTAACGGTGGTGGTCAAGCCGCCAACTATATTATTGATGTATTGAGCCGTCAGCATTTGTCGGGCTGGAAATACCGTTCAGGTGATATGGTTTATGACACGCCAGCAGGGGCAATTTATGGCCCTAAAGTGATGTTAATTGACCAAGATGCAGGTTCCGGTGGCGATTTTTTACCTTACGCATTTAAGCGTCTAGAACTCGGGACTTTAATAGGAAAAACAACATGGGGGGGCTTAATTGGTATTTCTGCCAACCGTAACTTTATTGATGGCGGCCGAGTGACAGTGCCAAACTTTAGGTTCTTTACCCCAGATCATGAATGGCGTGTTGAAAATGAAGGTGTGACGCCAGATATTGAAGTGGAATTAGATCCGGTTGCCGTGAATAAAGATAAAGATCCTCAATTAGATCGTGCCATTATAGAAGTTCAGCAACAGTTAAAAGACTTTAAGCCTGTGCGCCATGATACTCCACCGGCTTTCCCAACTGAGTTAGGTCAGTAA
- a CDS encoding TIGR02444 family protein, whose amino-acid sequence MTYLNQFDISLWQACDTYYREHQALYLQLQDEHEVNVNLLLLSTWLDKQTYQLLPQAWSQLTQEIRRWEERVLLPYRKLRKLSKNGLIDTDYQQMLDVELMLERKAQALILHKLRQLPQEGTRSNFEVFLELYQLNSADYLQLAA is encoded by the coding sequence ATGACATACTTAAATCAGTTTGATATTTCGTTGTGGCAAGCTTGTGACACCTATTACCGAGAGCACCAGGCTTTATATTTACAACTTCAAGATGAACATGAAGTTAATGTCAATTTGCTGCTGCTCTCAACCTGGCTGGATAAACAAACCTACCAACTGCTTCCCCAAGCTTGGTCACAATTAACTCAAGAGATCCGACGCTGGGAGGAACGAGTTCTGCTCCCCTATCGAAAATTACGTAAGTTAAGTAAAAACGGCCTAATTGATACTGACTATCAACAGATGTTGGATGTAGAGTTGATGCTGGAACGAAAGGCTCAGGCACTGATTTTACACAAGCTAAGACAACTGCCTCAGGAAGGTACACGCTCTAACTTTGAAGTTTTCCTCGAACTCTATCAACTGAACTCAGCGGATTATCTGCAGTTGGCCGCATAG
- a CDS encoding ABC transporter ATP-binding protein, translating to MISITQAQLIRGTKTLLDETSLTIYPGHKVGLVGANGTGKSSLLALILGHISLDKGEFSLPSGWKVATVAQETPALDVSALEYVIDGDTEYRELEAQLAKAQSDDNGNLIALLHGKIDAIGGYAIHSRAASLLAGLGFAEAEQSNPVKSFSGGWRMRLNLAQALLCRSDLLLLDEPTNHLDLDTMYWLEGWIKAYQGTLILISHDRDFIDGIVSEIIHVENTKLNYYKGNYTAFERIRAERMSQQQAAYERQQKERDHMQSFVDRFRYKASKAKQAQSRLKALERMAELLPSQADSPFHMTFREPDALPNPLVTMEHVSVGYGDKEILKSVHLNLVPGARIGLLGRNGAGKSTLIKLLSGELSPLKGKYETNPGLNIGYFAQHQLESLRLDDSPLQHLSRLAPTHKEQELRNFLGCYGFNGDMVLSPVRPFSGGEKARLVLALLVWQRPNLLLLDEPTNHLDLEMRHALTMALQSFEGAMIIVSHDRHLLRLSCSDYYLVDDGHVRDFDGDLDDYHQWLLDAAKAANKVEASLDSKPAQDKKLQKRLEAELRQKLSPMRKIQNKLESEQEKANNRLAEIEAMLADMSLYEAENKDKLTQVLTERTKLTQALEESEMEWLDILESIEEIELEVRSSI from the coding sequence ATGATATCCATCACTCAAGCACAGCTTATCCGCGGTACTAAGACTCTCTTAGATGAGACCTCATTAACCATATACCCTGGCCATAAGGTTGGATTAGTGGGTGCTAACGGTACTGGTAAATCATCACTGTTAGCCCTGATTTTGGGGCATATTAGTTTAGATAAAGGCGAGTTCAGCCTGCCAAGCGGCTGGAAAGTAGCAACAGTGGCTCAGGAAACGCCTGCTCTGGACGTTTCAGCACTGGAATATGTCATCGATGGCGATACTGAGTATCGTGAACTAGAGGCACAACTAGCCAAAGCCCAAAGTGATGACAACGGTAATCTCATTGCCCTGCTTCACGGTAAAATTGATGCTATCGGTGGCTATGCCATTCATTCTCGAGCAGCAAGCTTGCTTGCAGGTCTAGGTTTTGCTGAAGCTGAGCAAAGCAATCCAGTAAAGAGCTTCTCTGGTGGGTGGCGTATGCGCCTCAACTTAGCTCAAGCGCTATTATGCCGATCAGATCTCTTGCTTCTCGATGAGCCAACCAACCACTTAGATTTAGATACCATGTATTGGCTGGAAGGTTGGATTAAAGCCTATCAGGGAACCCTAATTTTAATCAGTCATGACAGGGATTTTATCGACGGTATCGTCTCTGAAATTATTCATGTTGAGAATACTAAGCTCAACTACTACAAAGGCAATTACACCGCTTTTGAGCGCATTCGTGCTGAACGTATGTCTCAACAACAAGCCGCCTATGAGCGTCAGCAAAAAGAACGTGACCATATGCAGTCATTCGTCGACCGTTTCCGTTACAAAGCCAGTAAAGCTAAGCAAGCCCAAAGCCGCTTGAAAGCCTTAGAACGAATGGCTGAACTGCTCCCTTCTCAAGCCGACAGTCCGTTTCATATGACCTTTAGAGAGCCTGATGCTCTGCCTAATCCATTAGTCACCATGGAACATGTCTCTGTGGGTTACGGTGATAAAGAGATCCTAAAAAGTGTGCACCTGAATTTAGTCCCCGGCGCACGTATTGGTCTGCTAGGTCGAAATGGTGCCGGTAAGTCGACCCTGATTAAGTTGCTCTCAGGCGAGCTTTCTCCATTGAAGGGCAAGTATGAGACCAACCCAGGTCTGAATATCGGCTACTTTGCTCAGCATCAGTTAGAGAGCCTACGCTTAGATGATTCACCGCTGCAGCATCTTTCGAGACTTGCACCGACTCATAAGGAGCAAGAGCTACGCAACTTCCTCGGTTGTTATGGGTTTAACGGCGATATGGTACTTTCACCCGTGCGCCCCTTCTCCGGTGGTGAGAAAGCCCGTTTAGTACTGGCGCTATTAGTATGGCAACGCCCTAACCTGTTACTTCTCGATGAACCAACTAACCACTTGGATCTGGAGATGCGTCACGCCCTGACCATGGCCCTGCAATCATTTGAAGGCGCCATGATCATCGTCTCCCACGACAGACATTTATTAAGACTAAGTTGTAGCGATTATTATCTGGTCGATGATGGTCATGTGCGTGACTTTGATGGCGACCTCGATGATTATCATCAATGGCTACTCGATGCAGCGAAGGCCGCTAACAAAGTAGAAGCTAGCTTAGACTCAAAACCAGCTCAAGATAAAAAACTGCAAAAGCGCCTCGAGGCAGAGCTTAGACAAAAGCTATCACCTATGCGTAAAATTCAGAATAAACTCGAAAGTGAGCAAGAGAAAGCAAATAACCGCTTAGCAGAAATTGAGGCGATGCTTGCAGATATGAGCTTGTATGAAGCTGAAAATAAGGATAAATTAACTCAAGTATTAACTGAGAGAACTAAGCTCACTCAAGCCCTTGAGGAGAGTGAGATGGAGTGGCTAGACATTCTGGAGTCCATTGAAGAGATAGAGCTCGAGGTTCGCTCTTCTATTTAA